The Deinococcus sp. Leaf326 DNA segment TATTCACGATCCTGAGAAGCACCTCGTGGGGACCGACTCGGCGCGCAGGTCGGGCGCGGCCTGGGCAAAGGTCACCACCAACAGGGCCGCCAGTCCCAGCCCAGTACAAGTACGGCGACGGGCGGCGAACATGGCCCAGCCTACCCCGGCGGCTGGACGGAGCAGCGCGCAGTTGCCGGGCCACAAAAAAAGCCGGGGCCGAAGCCCCAGCAGGTGATCTGTCCCGGATGTTTATTCGTCGCCGAGGTAGGCCTTGCGGACGCTCTCGTCGGCCGCGATGTCCGCTGCCGCGCCCGAGAGCTTGATCTCGCCGGTCTGGAGCACGTAGGCGCGGTGCGCGATGCCCAGCGCCATCGAGGCGTTCTGCTCGACGAGCAGGATGGTCGTGCCGCGTTCTTTGTTCAGCCGCTCGACAATGTCGAAGATGGCCTCCACGAACAGGGGCGACAGACCCATCGAGGGTTCGTCGAGCAGCAGCAGCTTGGGGGCCACCATCAGTGCGCGGGCAATCGCCAGCATCTGCTGTTCGCCGCCCGACATCGTGCCGCCGAGCTGGTTCTCGCGTTCACGCAGGCGTGGGAAGAGATTGAAGCCCTCCTCGATGCGCTCGGCGATGACCTTGCGGTCGCGTACCGTATACGCCCCCACCTCCAGGTTCTCGCGGACCGAGAGCTGCGGGAAGATGCGCCGGCCCTCGGGCACGTGGCTCATGCTGCGCTGCATGATCGTGTAGGCGGGGACGCCGGTCACGTTCTGGCCCTGGTAGGTCACCGTGCCGGTCTTGGGCTTCATCATGCCGCTGATGGTGCGCAGCGTCGTGGTCTTGCCCGCGCCGTTGCCGCCGATCAGCGCCACGATCTCGCCGGAGTTCACGGTCATGTTCAGGCCCTTGAGGGCGTGGATCTGGCCGTAGTAGGTGTGGATGTCGCTCAGTTCCAGCAGCGGCGTGCTGCCGGTCGCCGCCGGGCGGGGCATGGTCATGGGGTCAGACATTCGGGCCAGCCTCCTTGCCGTATTCGCCGGCCGCCGCGCCGCGGCCCAGGTACGCCTCCATCACGGCGGGGTCGTTGCGGACCTCGTGCGGGCGGCCCTCGCTCAGCTTGCTGCCGTAGTTCAGCACCGTGATGTTCTCCGACAGGGTCATCACCAGGCGCATGTCGTGCTCGATCAAGACTACCGTCACCCCCAGGTCGTCACGGATCCGCCGGATCAGGGCCTTGAGGTCCTCGGTCTCGCGGGGGTTCATGCCGGCGGCCGGCTCGTCGAGCAGCACCAGCCGGGGCGTGGTTGCCAGCGCCCGGGCGATCTCCAGCTTGCGCTGGTCGCCGTAGGGCAGGCTGGTCGCCAGTTCGTTGCGCCACTTGCTCAGGCCCACGAAATCCAGCATGAGCCGCGCCGTGTCGCGCGCCTCCTGCTCGTCACGCTTGAAGCGGCCGGTGCGCAGGATGGCGTCCCAGTACCCGGACTTGAGGCGCACGCCGCGCCCCAGCATGATGTTTTCCTCGGCCGTCATGCTCGGAAACAGCCGGATGTTCTGGAAGGTGCGCGAGATGCCCGCGTCCACGACCTGGTCGGGCCGCAGCCCCAGCAGGTTGCGCCCGCCGAGGTCGATGCTGCCCTTGTCGGGGGTGTAGATCCCCGTGATCAGGTTGAAGAAGGTCGTCTTGCCCGCGCCGTTGGGACCGATGACGCTGATGATGCTGCGCTCGGGCACCTCGAAGGTCACGTCGTTGACGGCCGTCAGACCGCCGAAGGTCTTGGTCATGCCCTGGACGTTCAGGAGGCTCATCGTTCACTCCCCGTTCGCTCGTTCTCACCGCGGGTACTGAACCCCGGCGACAGCACCTCGGCCGTGCCCGATTGCAGCGCGTTGTCGGCTTCCAGACTGTCGGGCGGCGGATCGTCGTCCTGGTGCATCTCGGCCTGACGTCGGGCGCTGGGCAGCAGGCCCTCGGGGCGGTAGAGCATCATGAGCACGAGCACGAGCCCGAAGATCAGGCGCTGGTACTTGCTGGGGTCGAGGTTGGGGTTGATGTTGGGGAAGCTGCCCTGGAGCACCTCACTGATGGTCGGCAGGACCATCAGGTTGAGCATGGTCACGACGACCGCGCCCAGCAGCACGCCGGCGATGTTGCCCATGCCGCCCAGAATCACCATGCTCAGCACGCCGATGGACTGGAAGTAGTCGAAGCTCTTGGGGTCGATGAAGCTCTGCTTGGCCGCGAAGATCACGCCCATCGCGCCCGCAAAGGACGCGCCCGAGGCGAAGGCCAGCAGCTTGGTGCGCAGCAGGGGCACGCCCATCGCCTGCGCGGCGACCTCGTCCTCACGGATGGCGATCCACGA contains these protein-coding regions:
- a CDS encoding ABC transporter ATP-binding protein, encoding MSLLNVQGMTKTFGGLTAVNDVTFEVPERSIISVIGPNGAGKTTFFNLITGIYTPDKGSIDLGGRNLLGLRPDQVVDAGISRTFQNIRLFPSMTAEENIMLGRGVRLKSGYWDAILRTGRFKRDEQEARDTARLMLDFVGLSKWRNELATSLPYGDQRKLEIARALATTPRLVLLDEPAAGMNPRETEDLKALIRRIRDDLGVTVVLIEHDMRLVMTLSENITVLNYGSKLSEGRPHEVRNDPAVMEAYLGRGAAAGEYGKEAGPNV
- a CDS encoding ABC transporter ATP-binding protein, whose protein sequence is MSDPMTMPRPAATGSTPLLELSDIHTYYGQIHALKGLNMTVNSGEIVALIGGNGAGKTTTLRTISGMMKPKTGTVTYQGQNVTGVPAYTIMQRSMSHVPEGRRIFPQLSVRENLEVGAYTVRDRKVIAERIEEGFNLFPRLRERENQLGGTMSGGEQQMLAIARALMVAPKLLLLDEPSMGLSPLFVEAIFDIVERLNKERGTTILLVEQNASMALGIAHRAYVLQTGEIKLSGAAADIAADESVRKAYLGDE